One segment of Paraburkholderia sp. PGU19 DNA contains the following:
- a CDS encoding AraC family transcriptional regulator, whose product MSQVDWLSHLLQMITVSGQLEIRCTYGAPWRVTWAKSAAHEIPFHVVLKGRAIIEDPEAGTTRELMGGDIVLLTRGSAHVLHDGSGHAPGPTYNRQGSAGWTLSENDGEGEHLDMLCGRFFIAPPHDRLICDYLPTNLVVQAAARQGEQAHVSASNHLANLVALMREESAGDKPGGFAILNALSSALFTMALRAASESEQAPAGLLALAGHPRLAPAISAMFTDPARPWNLPDLAGLCGMSRATFVRHFQDKMGRSANELLTDIRMSRAANDLKKPAMSTEAVADAVGYRSVAAFRRAFTDKMGMTPGQWRNQARAGG is encoded by the coding sequence ATGTCCCAAGTCGACTGGCTGAGCCATCTCCTGCAAATGATCACCGTTTCTGGGCAGTTGGAGATCCGCTGCACTTACGGTGCGCCATGGCGGGTGACCTGGGCCAAGTCCGCGGCGCACGAAATTCCTTTCCACGTCGTACTCAAGGGTCGGGCCATTATTGAGGATCCGGAGGCGGGAACGACCAGGGAACTAATGGGCGGAGATATCGTGCTGTTGACGCGCGGCTCGGCGCACGTGCTTCACGACGGCAGCGGGCATGCTCCGGGTCCTACCTACAATCGTCAGGGTTCCGCGGGATGGACGCTGAGCGAGAATGATGGCGAGGGCGAGCATCTGGACATGTTATGTGGCCGGTTTTTCATCGCACCGCCTCATGATCGCCTGATCTGCGATTACCTTCCCACGAATCTGGTGGTACAGGCTGCGGCCAGACAGGGCGAACAGGCGCACGTATCCGCATCGAACCATCTAGCCAATCTCGTGGCGCTGATGCGCGAAGAATCCGCCGGTGACAAACCGGGCGGGTTCGCCATCCTCAACGCCCTGTCATCAGCGCTGTTCACAATGGCGCTGCGCGCGGCGAGCGAATCCGAGCAAGCACCAGCAGGCTTGCTCGCGCTTGCTGGTCATCCCCGATTGGCTCCCGCCATTTCAGCCATGTTCACCGATCCGGCACGGCCGTGGAACCTGCCTGATCTGGCCGGCCTGTGCGGTATGTCACGCGCAACCTTCGTGCGGCACTTTCAGGACAAGATGGGACGCTCGGCCAACGAACTGCTGACCGATATCCGGATGAGCAGGGCCGCCAATGATCTGAAGAAGCCGGCGATGAGCACCGAGGCCGTGGCAGACGCAGTAGGGTATCGATCCGTGGCAGCATTCCGGCGCGCCTTCACCGACAAGATGGGGATGACGCCGGGGCAATGGCGCAATCAGGCGCGCGCCGGGGGGTAA
- a CDS encoding carboxymuconolactone decarboxylase family protein: MPRTIALTPEQVPADSKPTLDAFTKSIGFTPTMMASFAQSPIAFNSWATLLGSMSKALDVKTRDSIGLAVSEVNGCNYCLSVHSFTAKHMAELPADEITLARKGHASDPKRDAAVQFARKVIEKRGQVTDADLKAVRDAGYTDANVMEIIALVAMYSLTNFLNNVFDPEKDFPAVTPAGSI; encoded by the coding sequence ATGCCGAGAACTATTGCTCTCACGCCGGAACAGGTACCGGCCGATTCGAAACCGACTCTCGATGCTTTCACGAAGAGCATCGGATTCACCCCGACCATGATGGCCTCGTTCGCGCAAAGCCCAATCGCGTTCAATTCGTGGGCCACCCTGCTCGGGTCCATGAGCAAGGCGCTCGACGTGAAGACGCGTGACAGCATCGGTCTGGCCGTCTCCGAGGTGAATGGTTGTAACTACTGCCTGTCAGTCCACAGCTTCACGGCCAAGCATATGGCGGAGCTACCGGCTGATGAGATCACTCTCGCCCGGAAGGGACACGCCAGCGACCCGAAACGCGACGCCGCCGTCCAGTTCGCGCGCAAGGTCATCGAGAAGCGCGGCCAGGTCACTGACGCCGATCTGAAAGCTGTTCGCGATGCCGGCTACACCGATGCGAACGTTATGGAGATTATCGCGCTGGTCGCCATGTATTCCCTGACGAACTTTCTTAATAACGTGTTCGATCCGGAGAAGGACTTTCCCGCCGTTACGCCGGCTGGGTCGATCTGA
- the argS gene encoding arginine--tRNA ligase → MAAIRYRLKDLKAHRVIYVVDARQKSHFANRFSVAHHAGYVAPEVRTEHVGFGVVLGGNGKPRKTCSGGNVKLSELFSEATRRACDVVAHKNPEMDERERRAIAKTVGFGAVKYFDLVKNRCAGYSSEWVIILYLDGNTGPYLQYAYSRTRSVLRRAGEWNNASPFRLSERWER, encoded by the coding sequence TTGGCCGCTATTCGATATCGACTTAAAGATCTGAAGGCCCACCGAGTGATATACGTCGTAGATGCACGGCAGAAGTCACACTTTGCGAACCGTTTTTCGGTCGCGCATCACGCCGGCTATGTCGCACCCGAGGTGCGTACAGAGCATGTGGGGTTTGGGGTAGTGCTGGGTGGTAACGGGAAACCCCGAAAGACCTGCAGTGGCGGCAACGTCAAGCTATCGGAACTGTTCTCGGAAGCGACGCGTCGAGCGTGCGATGTTGTCGCTCATAAGAACCCAGAAATGGACGAACGAGAACGGCGTGCTATTGCTAAAACCGTAGGGTTCGGCGCGGTGAAATATTTTGATTTGGTCAAAAACAGATGCGCCGGTTACTCATCCGAATGGGTGATAATTCTGTATCTTGACGGCAACACGGGGCCGTATCTCCAGTACGCCTATTCGAGGACGCGAAGTGTCCTGCGTCGCGCAGGTGAATGGAACAATGCTTCGCCATTTCGCCTGTCTGAAAGATGGGAACGGTGA
- a CDS encoding AraC family transcriptional regulator produces MSQVDWLSHLVQMITVSGQLEIRCTYGAPWRVTWTKSAAHEIPYHVVLKGRAIIEDPEAGTTRELVCGDIVLLTRGSAHVLHDGSGHASGPTYNRRASAGWTLSENDGEGEHLDMLCGRFFIAPPHDRLIRDYLPTNLVVQAAARQGEQAYVSASNHLANLVALMREESAGDKPGGFAILDALSSALFTMVLRAASESEQAPAGLLALAGHPRFALAISAMFTDPARPWNLPDLADLCGMSRATFMRHSQNKLGRSAIELLTDIRMSRAANDLKKPAMTTEAVADAVGYRSVAAFRRAFTDNMGMTPGQWRRLATEGE; encoded by the coding sequence ATGTCGCAAGTTGACTGGCTGAGCCATCTCGTGCAAATGATCACCGTTTCTGGGCAGTTGGAGATCCGCTGCACTTACGGTGCGCCATGGCGGGTGACCTGGACCAAGTCTGCGGCACACGAAATTCCTTACCACGTCGTACTCAAGGGTCGGGCCATTATTGAGGATCCCGAGGCGGGAACGACCAGGGAACTGGTGTGCGGAGATATCGTGCTGTTGACGCGCGGCTCGGCGCACGTGCTTCACGACGGCAGCGGGCATGCTTCGGGTCCCACCTACAATCGCCGGGCTTCCGCGGGATGGACGCTCAGCGAGAATGATGGCGAGGGCGAGCATCTGGACATGTTATGTGGCCGGTTTTTCATCGCACCGCCTCATGATCGCCTGATCCGCGATTACCTTCCCACGAATCTGGTAGTACAGGCTGCGGCCAGACAGGGCGAACAGGCGTACGTATCCGCATCGAACCATCTAGCCAATCTCGTGGCGCTGATGCGCGAAGAATCTGCCGGTGACAAACCGGGCGGGTTCGCCATCCTCGACGCCCTGTCATCAGCACTGTTCACAATGGTGCTGCGCGCGGCGAGCGAATCCGAGCAAGCACCAGCAGGCTTGCTCGCGCTTGCTGGTCATCCCCGATTCGCTCTCGCCATTTCAGCCATGTTCACCGATCCGGCACGGCCGTGGAACCTGCCTGATCTGGCCGACCTGTGCGGTATGTCACGCGCAACCTTCATGCGGCATTCTCAAAACAAGCTGGGCCGCTCCGCTATTGAACTGCTGACCGATATCCGGATGAGCCGGGCCGCAAATGATTTGAAGAAGCCGGCGATGACCACCGAGGCCGTGGCAGACGCAGTAGGGTATCGATCCGTGGCAGCATTCCGGCGCGCCTTCACCGACAACATGGGGATGACACCGGGGCAATGGCGGCGCCTGGCGACCGAAGGCGAGTAA
- a CDS encoding glutathione S-transferase N-terminal domain-containing protein, whose protein sequence is MTLNHSIFARWPAKYPDRLQLFSLPTPNGVKVGIMLEETGLAYEPHRIDIIENENQDSAFLALNPNGKIPAIYDPNGPSGRPLALFESGAILVYLADKTEQFLSTDPHTRYETIQWLMWQMGGVGPMFGQVGFFNKFAGKAYEDKRPRDRYVTESARLLSVLDERLVSREWVMDDGYSIADISLLGWVRNLIGFYEARELVGFDRFTNVRRWLDHGLTRPGVQRGLQVTAA, encoded by the coding sequence GTGACGCTCAATCATTCAATTTTCGCCCGCTGGCCGGCGAAATACCCCGACAGGCTCCAGCTCTTTTCCCTGCCGACGCCGAACGGGGTGAAGGTCGGGATCATGCTGGAGGAGACGGGCCTCGCGTATGAACCACACCGAATCGACATCATCGAAAACGAGAACCAGGATTCGGCCTTCCTGGCGCTCAATCCTAATGGCAAGATTCCGGCGATCTACGACCCCAACGGGCCGAGTGGCCGACCGCTGGCATTGTTCGAATCAGGGGCAATTCTCGTCTACCTCGCTGACAAGACGGAGCAATTCCTCTCCACCGATCCCCATACGCGCTACGAAACCATCCAGTGGCTGATGTGGCAAATGGGTGGCGTCGGGCCGATGTTCGGCCAGGTCGGCTTCTTCAACAAGTTCGCCGGCAAGGCCTACGAGGACAAGCGTCCTCGCGACCGTTACGTAACCGAGTCAGCGCGTCTGCTCAGTGTCCTTGACGAACGGTTGGTGTCACGCGAATGGGTAATGGACGACGGCTACAGCATCGCCGACATCTCACTTCTGGGGTGGGTGCGAAACCTGATCGGCTTCTATGAGGCACGCGAGCTCGTCGGCTTCGACCGGTTCACGAATGTGCGGCGCTGGCTCGATCATGGTCTCACGCGGCCAGGAGTACAGCGAGGGCTGCAAGTGACGGCGGCCTAG
- a CDS encoding nitroreductase family protein has translation MTSGTIKTNAVIECILSRSAAKYYDPAATLSDDQIRELVRIGTSAPTSFHLQNWRFIAVRTPEAKARLSPIAWNQPAITDAAVTFIICGQLADSSVIPDRLAPLVEAGVMPEAMVSEWEIPARGLYKEHPQRQRDEAVRTGTFGAAAMIYAARSIGLGSTPMIGFDAEAVHREFGLTDDEVPVMLLTVGAERPGNWAQKPRRAVAEVLDLV, from the coding sequence ATGACCAGCGGAACCATCAAGACCAATGCCGTCATCGAATGCATCCTGAGCCGCAGCGCCGCCAAGTATTACGACCCCGCCGCGACCTTGAGTGACGACCAGATCCGCGAACTGGTGCGAATCGGCACCTCCGCGCCGACGTCCTTTCACTTGCAGAACTGGCGCTTCATCGCCGTTCGCACGCCTGAAGCCAAGGCTCGGCTCAGCCCAATCGCCTGGAATCAGCCTGCGATCACCGATGCGGCTGTTACCTTCATCATCTGCGGCCAGTTGGCCGATTCCAGCGTAATACCGGATCGTCTGGCGCCGCTGGTGGAAGCGGGTGTCATGCCGGAGGCGATGGTGTCGGAATGGGAAATCCCCGCACGCGGTCTGTACAAGGAACACCCGCAACGCCAGCGAGACGAGGCGGTACGCACCGGCACCTTTGGCGCTGCGGCGATGATCTACGCGGCTCGCTCGATTGGCCTGGGTTCGACGCCCATGATCGGTTTCGATGCCGAAGCTGTGCACCGGGAGTTCGGACTGACCGACGACGAGGTGCCGGTCATGCTGTTGACCGTAGGCGCAGAGCGTCCCGGAAACTGGGCACAGAAACCGCGACGCGCCGTGGCGGAAGTATTGGATTTGGTATGA
- a CDS encoding response regulator transcription factor — MRIAFFTFRDTLFNEVSQGFEQNGISCTRFTDERSMFRFLQHNATALIIFDATQSQLPALAAIRWRTCHFRADLPMMMIGRSWNCQAVIEALDAGVDEIALDTAGVDEIMARTRRLIVRRHRSQVIERLTVAGYTIDRTARTVRFRDRCVSLTARELSLAWLLFMSPGKLMSREQLAAAVWGKGAELAGRSLEQHIYKLRSKLALDDRSGPRLQTVYGLGYLFMAKSHIVNEYSDPLASIAA; from the coding sequence ATGCGAATTGCTTTTTTCACTTTCAGGGACACGCTGTTCAACGAGGTCAGTCAAGGATTTGAACAGAACGGAATTTCCTGCACGCGTTTCACCGACGAGCGTTCGATGTTCCGCTTTCTCCAACATAACGCGACGGCTCTCATTATCTTCGATGCGACGCAAAGCCAGCTGCCGGCGCTCGCGGCGATCAGATGGCGCACGTGTCATTTCCGCGCTGATCTGCCAATGATGATGATCGGCCGTTCGTGGAATTGCCAGGCCGTAATTGAAGCACTGGATGCCGGGGTCGATGAAATCGCCCTCGACACGGCTGGCGTCGATGAGATTATGGCGCGGACGCGGCGCCTCATCGTGCGCCGTCACCGCTCGCAGGTCATAGAACGGCTGACGGTGGCCGGATACACGATCGACCGGACGGCCCGCACCGTGAGGTTCCGCGACCGCTGTGTCTCGTTGACCGCGCGAGAACTGAGCCTCGCGTGGCTGCTATTCATGAGCCCGGGAAAGTTAATGAGCCGCGAGCAGCTTGCGGCCGCCGTCTGGGGCAAGGGCGCGGAGCTGGCGGGCAGGTCCCTCGAGCAGCACATTTACAAGCTTCGCTCAAAGCTTGCGCTCGACGATCGAAGTGGGCCCCGGCTGCAAACCGTCTATGGCCTTGGTTATCTCTTCATGGCGAAGTCGCATATCGTCAATGAATATTCTGACCCACTTGCTTCAATAGCCGCCTGA
- a CDS encoding GNAT family N-acetyltransferase, protein MQSVEIRAVESADFEIWLPLWRGYQRFYEVDIPESVTLKTWARFLDPAEPMYAALAIIGEQASGLVHLIYHRSTWTTGNYCYLQDLFVADNARGSGIGRALIEHVFTDARRKGAARVHWLTHESNDNAMQLYDRIVDRSGFVQYRKLVT, encoded by the coding sequence ATGCAATCAGTCGAGATCAGAGCTGTCGAGAGTGCCGACTTTGAAATCTGGCTTCCGCTGTGGAGAGGTTATCAGCGTTTTTATGAAGTGGATATCCCCGAGTCCGTGACGCTCAAGACCTGGGCGCGCTTCTTGGATCCAGCCGAACCAATGTATGCGGCGCTTGCCATCATAGGCGAACAAGCGTCCGGGTTAGTGCATTTGATCTACCATCGATCGACCTGGACGACCGGCAATTATTGTTATCTCCAGGACCTGTTCGTCGCGGACAATGCGCGTGGCAGCGGCATCGGCCGGGCGCTAATCGAGCATGTTTTCACCGATGCACGACGTAAGGGAGCGGCCCGCGTGCACTGGTTGACACACGAATCCAACGATAACGCTATGCAGCTTTACGATCGCATTGTTGATCGCTCGGGTTTCGTCCAATATCGAAAACTTGTTACCTGA
- a CDS encoding PLP-dependent aminotransferase family protein, translating to MTILNLTLDRASKTSLSEQIRLGIIGAIDNGILVPGARLPSWVDLATQLGVARGTVRIAYERLTDAQLVVSSRAGGTRVSDHTGVARPSTEPARSIETNQRSALYQHFLPGSAIFQNGVPASDCFPRILFARLRARAARDEVEALASYPDPRGEHELRREIAAHLALSRGIECLPSQIFISGGFTGALAVALRVIQPEGRKAWVENPGFLPSRMALGLSRLETVPVPVDEEGLDVGYGEVHAPDAAIALVTPGQQAPLGPTLSLARRVRLLEWARRADAWIIEDDYLGELQLRRRAAPALSSLDRAGRVIHIGSFSKTISPTLRLGFVVAPASLVPRFEEVAACLATAPGPAVQSATAEFMRDGHYMRHLRRMKRIYASRSNALMATLEAKGFEVYPSGLAVVLRLADGVDDKKIVREAYAYGLAPGPLSRWYCSEATQRSGLLLGVATTIERQLPNACDRLHQLIRKFS from the coding sequence ATGACTATTCTGAATCTGACGCTTGACCGTGCGTCAAAGACTTCCTTGTCAGAGCAGATTCGACTGGGCATCATTGGTGCGATCGATAATGGAATACTCGTTCCTGGTGCCAGGCTGCCGTCGTGGGTGGACCTGGCTACGCAGCTGGGAGTAGCACGCGGCACGGTTCGGATAGCGTATGAGCGGCTAACCGATGCGCAGTTGGTCGTTTCCTCTCGCGCAGGCGGAACCCGAGTCTCTGACCATACCGGCGTGGCGCGTCCTTCTACGGAGCCCGCACGTTCTATCGAGACAAATCAACGGTCCGCCTTATACCAACACTTCCTGCCTGGATCTGCCATCTTTCAAAATGGGGTACCAGCGTCGGATTGTTTCCCTCGTATCTTGTTCGCTAGGCTGAGAGCTCGTGCGGCACGTGACGAGGTCGAAGCGCTCGCGTCCTATCCGGATCCGCGCGGCGAACATGAACTGCGACGAGAGATCGCGGCCCATTTGGCCTTGTCGCGGGGCATCGAATGCTTGCCCTCGCAAATCTTCATCTCGGGAGGATTTACAGGGGCGCTGGCCGTTGCACTTCGAGTGATACAACCGGAAGGTCGAAAGGCTTGGGTCGAGAACCCGGGATTTCTCCCTAGCCGCATGGCGTTGGGGCTTTCGCGGCTCGAGACGGTTCCCGTTCCGGTAGACGAAGAAGGGCTCGATGTCGGTTACGGCGAGGTGCACGCACCGGACGCTGCGATTGCTTTGGTAACGCCGGGGCAACAGGCGCCTTTAGGCCCGACATTATCGCTTGCCCGACGCGTTCGACTGTTGGAATGGGCGAGACGCGCTGATGCTTGGATCATTGAAGACGATTATCTGGGTGAACTTCAGCTGAGACGGCGCGCGGCGCCGGCACTCTCATCGCTGGATCGAGCTGGCCGAGTGATTCATATCGGGTCTTTCAGTAAGACGATCAGCCCGACGCTGCGGCTCGGGTTCGTCGTTGCGCCAGCTTCCCTCGTGCCTCGGTTCGAAGAAGTCGCGGCCTGTCTCGCCACCGCTCCCGGTCCGGCGGTGCAATCGGCGACCGCCGAATTCATGCGAGATGGGCACTATATGCGGCATCTGCGCCGAATGAAGCGAATTTATGCAAGCCGGAGCAATGCGCTTATGGCCACTCTGGAAGCCAAGGGGTTCGAGGTCTATCCATCCGGGCTTGCAGTGGTGCTCAGGCTCGCCGATGGCGTGGACGATAAGAAGATCGTCCGGGAAGCATATGCCTACGGGCTTGCGCCGGGACCTTTATCGCGTTGGTATTGCTCTGAGGCCACACAGCGATCGGGACTGCTCCTCGGCGTAGCGACTACGATTGAACGGCAACTTCCGAATGCGTGTGATCGTTTGCACCAGCTGATCCGGAAGTTCTCGTAG
- a CDS encoding carboxymuconolactone decarboxylase family protein, translated as MRLDYIKTSPGGVKAFGGVYGYILESGLEDVLVDLVYLRVSQINGCAYCLDIHTRDLIKQNVTPAKLALVQAWREAEPMFTVRERAALAWAESVTLVADTHVPDDDFTAVAAVFSERELADLTMAISLMNAYNRLAISFRRTPDSVLSTKG; from the coding sequence ATGCGACTGGACTACATCAAAACATCGCCCGGCGGTGTGAAGGCGTTTGGCGGCGTTTATGGCTATATTTTGGAGTCGGGGCTCGAAGACGTTCTCGTCGACCTCGTCTACCTGCGTGTGAGCCAGATCAATGGCTGCGCCTACTGCCTGGACATACATACCCGCGACCTGATCAAGCAGAACGTTACGCCAGCGAAGCTGGCCCTCGTGCAAGCCTGGCGTGAAGCGGAACCCATGTTCACTGTCCGTGAACGAGCTGCGCTGGCATGGGCGGAGTCAGTGACCCTCGTAGCCGATACCCATGTGCCGGACGATGATTTCACTGCCGTCGCCGCAGTGTTCAGCGAGAGAGAGCTCGCTGATCTCACAATGGCCATTAGCTTGATGAACGCCTATAACCGCCTGGCCATCAGCTTTCGTCGCACGCCTGATTCCGTATTGTCAACGAAAGGCTGA
- a CDS encoding DUF417 family protein, with the protein MITRTNQFRPQIAEKSVGLHSHLALLRWALVVIFLWFGGMKFTTYEAHGIAPFIINSPVMSWLNILFSVQGASYVIRVLELSTAGALILGAFRPIFSILGAAMSAATYLITLIFFLSTPGVAEATAGGFPAISAMPGQFLLKDLVLIAASLSLLLASVRGSKSDAQWS; encoded by the coding sequence ATGATCACCCGCACAAATCAGTTTCGTCCACAAATCGCCGAAAAGAGCGTCGGTTTACACTCTCATTTAGCCTTGCTCAGATGGGCGCTGGTGGTCATCTTTCTTTGGTTCGGTGGTATGAAATTCACCACTTACGAAGCCCACGGCATCGCACCGTTCATCATCAACAGCCCCGTCATGAGCTGGTTAAACATCCTATTTAGTGTACAAGGTGCAAGCTACGTGATACGTGTACTTGAGCTGTCGACCGCAGGCGCCCTAATCCTGGGAGCCTTCCGGCCTATTTTCTCCATATTAGGCGCAGCGATGTCAGCCGCGACCTATTTGATCACACTCATCTTCTTCTTGAGCACGCCTGGAGTCGCAGAAGCAACAGCGGGAGGATTTCCGGCCATTTCAGCCATGCCCGGCCAGTTTCTTCTTAAAGATCTTGTTCTGATAGCTGCATCCCTTTCTCTTCTACTAGCGTCTGTCCGGGGTTCGAAATCCGACGCACAGTGGTCGTGA
- a CDS encoding AraC family transcriptional regulator translates to MIGLSECLVSPGFKLVIDGHSAPGLHYIIAGSGKIHVRDELSMELKPHTLIIAPPKCPLEIEVPVPDDSNAMITRVLARTEYAQMVDSIYRFNAGESEPKTIMICGHFQALYGSSLDLFGTLSSPIIEHFDPDDHLESRLKAMLDELMAQEIGAGAMAAALLKQVIVALLRRSLKSNDLWEARFSILSDPKVARAFAEMVADPGANHTIRSLADTANMSRSTFMARFTNAIGRAPMQLLRDLRMKQAASQLGMGSYTIDQVARNCGYASRAGFARAFKDIYGAEPRDYREVKRT, encoded by the coding sequence GTGATCGGACTTTCGGAGTGCCTCGTTAGTCCCGGTTTCAAACTTGTCATCGACGGTCATAGTGCCCCCGGCCTTCATTACATTATCGCCGGTTCAGGTAAGATCCATGTAAGGGACGAACTGTCCATGGAGTTGAAGCCACACACGCTAATAATTGCTCCACCCAAGTGTCCCCTGGAAATTGAAGTGCCCGTTCCCGATGACTCGAACGCGATGATTACGAGAGTCCTCGCTCGGACGGAGTACGCGCAAATGGTCGACTCCATATATCGATTCAATGCGGGCGAATCCGAGCCGAAGACAATAATGATTTGTGGTCACTTTCAAGCACTGTATGGCTCGTCACTCGATCTGTTCGGTACGCTTTCCAGCCCAATCATTGAGCATTTCGACCCCGACGACCATCTAGAGTCTCGATTGAAGGCGATGCTCGATGAATTGATGGCGCAAGAAATCGGCGCAGGTGCAATGGCGGCCGCGTTATTGAAACAGGTCATCGTAGCTTTGCTACGCCGCTCGCTCAAATCGAACGACCTCTGGGAAGCGCGTTTTTCCATACTCAGTGACCCCAAAGTTGCGCGAGCCTTCGCTGAAATGGTCGCGGACCCCGGTGCGAATCACACGATTAGAAGCCTCGCCGATACGGCGAACATGAGTCGGTCAACTTTCATGGCACGTTTTACCAATGCCATCGGACGCGCTCCAATGCAACTTTTGCGCGATCTCCGGATGAAACAGGCAGCCTCACAGCTTGGCATGGGCAGTTACACCATCGATCAGGTTGCGCGCAACTGCGGTTATGCGAGCCGTGCGGGTTTTGCACGTGCATTCAAAGATATCTATGGGGCAGAACCCCGCGACTATAGAGAAGTGAAGCGCACTTGA
- a CDS encoding acyloxyacyl hydrolase, protein MAAPDVASAHQIGVQIAGGIANSHDVHENKVDLGVVWDPQLSWWEIGGWHFTAVFEGHVAYWHSGKADVHDNILEYGVTPVFRFIKSSGAVRPFVEAGVGVRFLSHPSISSHYTMSSAFQFADMVGVGASFGARQQYEAGFRFQHLSNASIKEPNPGIDFEQLYIQYNF, encoded by the coding sequence ATGGCTGCACCTGACGTTGCCTCTGCTCATCAGATCGGAGTACAGATCGCCGGCGGCATCGCGAATAGTCACGACGTGCATGAGAACAAGGTAGATCTCGGCGTTGTTTGGGATCCACAATTGTCGTGGTGGGAAATAGGCGGTTGGCACTTCACTGCCGTATTCGAAGGGCATGTTGCTTACTGGCATTCGGGCAAGGCTGATGTGCATGACAACATTCTTGAATATGGCGTAACGCCGGTCTTCCGTTTCATCAAGAGTAGCGGAGCGGTTCGCCCTTTCGTCGAGGCGGGAGTTGGCGTTCGATTCCTTTCACATCCCTCAATTTCGAGCCACTACACAATGTCCAGCGCTTTTCAATTCGCCGACATGGTAGGAGTAGGAGCCAGCTTTGGTGCCCGCCAACAGTATGAAGCCGGGTTTCGCTTCCAGCATCTATCGAACGCCAGCATCAAGGAACCGAATCCTGGCATTGACTTCGAGCAGCTATACATTCAATACAATTTCTGA